A stretch of Aeromicrobium tamlense DNA encodes these proteins:
- a CDS encoding nucleotide sugar dehydrogenase gives MNITVVGLGKIGLPLAVQFASKGQKVFGADVSPTVVETVNAGTEPFPGEAHLAEKLAEVVGSGHLVATTDTADAVSQSEFVVIVVPLFVGADGTPDFGWMDSATQDIARGLKPGTTVIYETTLPVGTTRTRWAPMLQDGSGLTAGQDFHLVFSPERVLTGRVFADLRKYPKLVGGLDEAATAKAVEFYETVLDFDERQDLPRPNGVWDMGTAEAAELAKLAETTYRDVNIGLANQFARFSDQHGIDVLKVIEACNSQPFSHIHLPGIAVGGHCIPVYPRLYLWNDPDATVVRSAREANAAMPAYAVDLLAAAAGDLTGKRVLVLGASYRGGVKETAFSGVFGTVDELRARGAEVHVSDPMYKPEELEALKLPAYDGEPVDAIVVQADHAEYRELAASDFPGVEVIVDGRRVTDPERWTGVRRVVIGG, from the coding sequence ATGAACATCACCGTCGTCGGACTGGGCAAGATCGGCCTCCCGCTGGCCGTCCAGTTCGCCTCGAAGGGCCAGAAGGTGTTCGGCGCCGACGTCAGCCCCACCGTCGTCGAGACGGTGAACGCCGGCACCGAGCCCTTCCCCGGCGAGGCCCACCTCGCCGAGAAGCTGGCCGAGGTCGTCGGCTCCGGCCACCTCGTCGCCACCACCGACACCGCCGACGCCGTCTCGCAGTCGGAGTTCGTCGTCATCGTCGTGCCGCTGTTCGTCGGCGCCGACGGCACGCCCGACTTCGGCTGGATGGACTCGGCCACGCAGGACATCGCGCGCGGCCTCAAGCCCGGCACCACCGTCATCTACGAGACGACCCTCCCGGTCGGCACCACCCGCACCCGCTGGGCGCCGATGCTGCAGGATGGCTCGGGCCTGACCGCCGGCCAGGACTTCCACCTCGTCTTCAGCCCCGAGCGCGTGCTCACCGGTCGCGTCTTCGCCGACCTGCGCAAGTACCCCAAGCTGGTCGGCGGACTCGACGAGGCCGCCACGGCCAAGGCCGTCGAGTTCTACGAGACCGTGCTGGACTTCGACGAGCGCCAGGACCTGCCCCGCCCGAACGGCGTCTGGGACATGGGCACCGCCGAGGCCGCCGAGCTGGCGAAGCTCGCCGAGACCACGTACCGCGACGTCAACATCGGCCTGGCCAACCAGTTCGCCCGCTTCTCCGACCAGCACGGCATCGACGTGCTCAAGGTCATCGAGGCCTGCAACAGTCAGCCGTTCAGCCACATCCACCTGCCGGGCATCGCCGTCGGCGGCCACTGCATCCCGGTCTATCCGCGGCTGTACCTGTGGAACGACCCCGACGCCACCGTCGTGCGCTCGGCCCGCGAGGCCAACGCCGCGATGCCCGCCTACGCGGTCGACCTGCTGGCGGCCGCCGCGGGCGACCTCACCGGCAAGCGCGTCCTGGTGCTCGGCGCCTCCTACCGCGGCGGTGTGAAGGAGACGGCGTTCTCCGGCGTCTTCGGCACGGTCGACGAGCTGCGCGCCCGCGGCGCCGAGGTCCACGTCAGCGACCCGATGTACAAGCCCGAGGAGCTCGAGGCGCTCAAGCTGCCCGCGTACGACGGCGAGCCCGTCGACGCGATCGTCGTCCAGGCCGACCACGCGGAGTACCGCGAGCTCGCGGCCTCGGACTTCCCGGGCGTCGAGGTCATCGTCGACGGCCGCCGCGTCACCGATCCCGAGCGCTGGACCGGTGTCCGCCGCGTCGTCATCGGCGGCTGA
- a CDS encoding Gfo/Idh/MocA family protein, translated as MSAPLRAGLIGAGAMGRNHARILGQLDGVDFVAISDPALEAGLFGADVVPDVESLIALGIDYAVVACPTSLHEEVGLALASAGVHALIEKPLASTVEGAARLEKAFGDAGLVGGVGHIERYNPSLQALRAKLEEGELGQIYQVVTRRQGPFPHRIADVGVVKDLATHDIDIASFVTGESYLDISARTVTKSGRPHEDMVAAVGTLSGDIIVSHLVNWLSPMKERCTVITGERGAYVADTLTADLTFHRNATVALDWDALSAFRGVAEGDVTRFAIPKREPLLVEHETFRDAVLGQDTDIVTLAQGRRTVEVAQAMIDSADGGGQRVDLA; from the coding sequence GTGAGCGCCCCGCTGCGCGCCGGCCTCATCGGTGCCGGCGCGATGGGTCGCAACCACGCGCGGATCCTCGGCCAGCTCGACGGCGTCGACTTCGTCGCGATCAGCGACCCCGCCCTCGAGGCCGGCCTGTTCGGCGCCGACGTCGTGCCCGACGTCGAGTCGCTCATCGCGCTCGGCATCGACTACGCGGTCGTCGCGTGCCCCACGAGCCTGCACGAGGAGGTCGGCCTGGCGCTCGCGTCCGCCGGCGTCCACGCGCTGATCGAGAAGCCGCTGGCCTCCACGGTCGAGGGCGCCGCCCGTCTCGAGAAGGCGTTCGGCGACGCCGGCCTGGTCGGCGGCGTCGGCCACATCGAGCGCTACAACCCCTCGCTGCAGGCGCTGCGCGCCAAGCTGGAGGAGGGCGAGCTCGGCCAGATCTACCAGGTCGTCACCCGCCGCCAGGGCCCGTTCCCGCACCGCATCGCCGACGTGGGCGTCGTCAAGGATCTCGCCACGCACGACATCGACATCGCGTCGTTCGTCACCGGCGAGTCCTACCTCGACATCAGCGCGCGCACCGTCACCAAGAGCGGCCGGCCGCACGAGGACATGGTCGCCGCCGTCGGCACGCTGTCGGGCGACATCATCGTCAGCCACCTGGTGAACTGGCTCAGCCCGATGAAGGAGCGCTGCACCGTCATCACCGGCGAGCGCGGCGCCTACGTGGCCGACACCCTCACCGCCGACCTGACGTTCCACCGCAACGCCACCGTCGCGCTCGACTGGGACGCGCTGAGCGCCTTCCGGGGCGTCGCCGAGGGCGACGTCACGCGCTTCGCGATCCCCAAGCGCGAGCCGCTGCTGGTGGAGCACGAGACGTTCCGCGATGCCGTCCTCGGTCAGGACACCGACATCGTCACCCTCGCGCAGGGCCGCCGCACCGTCGAGGTGGCGCAGGCGATGATCGACTCCGCCGACGGAGGCGGTCAGCGGGTCGATCTGGCGTGA
- a CDS encoding glycosyltransferase family 4 protein, translated as MSGQPNKVVMLVDNDVRRDSRVQKQARSMAERGWEVTLLGINRTEDVIPPWKVGDATVELVDYRPERIERAHLARSPRWRDPLAYRTGARANQLFGWCEAQARVLEDRRRSASGPGRVVLSARIAANRALASWRGFRRERTIEVRRKRHRMHGLVDRLSTAAWMKVLGTKSWNHLDPNIESWDEAFAPAIDRLRPDLIHANDFRMLFVAARATFRARAAGRDVKLVWDAHEFMPGVEHATAHPRWIPSLQQLEAEHAQYADAVLTVSDPIADLLQEHHGLPERPTIVLNTPIVQDPPPEAPSVRARCGLADEVPLIVYSGYVDPNRGVGVVIESLGHLPDLHVALVVGQPDSPVVLGLQERAAELGAAERLHILPYVPVEQIVPYLSSATLGVHSLIHMMNHEISLATKFYEYSQARLPIVGSDVRFMAETIRRTGQGEVFRVGDVDDFVRAVRAVLADRERYVAAYDQPGLLDAWTWEHQADAMHEVYRDLVGFDPAVIGATA; from the coding sequence GTGAGCGGCCAGCCGAACAAGGTCGTGATGCTCGTCGACAACGACGTGCGTCGCGACTCGCGGGTGCAGAAGCAGGCGCGCTCCATGGCCGAGCGCGGCTGGGAGGTCACGCTCCTGGGCATCAACCGCACCGAGGACGTCATCCCTCCGTGGAAGGTCGGCGACGCCACGGTCGAGCTCGTCGACTACCGCCCCGAGCGGATCGAGCGCGCGCACCTCGCGCGGTCGCCGCGCTGGCGCGACCCGCTGGCGTACCGCACGGGCGCGCGGGCCAACCAGCTGTTCGGCTGGTGCGAGGCGCAGGCGCGTGTCCTGGAGGACCGCCGCCGCAGCGCGTCGGGCCCCGGGCGCGTCGTCCTGTCGGCCCGCATCGCCGCCAACCGGGCCCTCGCGTCGTGGCGCGGCTTCCGTCGAGAGCGCACGATCGAGGTGCGCCGCAAGCGCCACCGCATGCACGGCCTGGTCGACCGCCTGAGCACCGCCGCGTGGATGAAGGTCCTCGGCACGAAGTCCTGGAACCACCTCGACCCCAACATCGAGTCGTGGGACGAGGCGTTCGCGCCGGCGATCGACCGGCTGCGGCCCGACCTCATCCACGCCAACGACTTCCGCATGCTGTTCGTCGCCGCGCGCGCCACGTTCCGCGCCCGCGCCGCCGGCCGCGACGTGAAGCTGGTGTGGGACGCGCACGAGTTCATGCCCGGCGTCGAGCACGCCACCGCGCACCCGCGCTGGATCCCGTCGCTGCAGCAGCTCGAGGCCGAGCACGCGCAGTATGCCGACGCCGTGCTCACCGTCAGCGACCCGATCGCCGACCTGCTGCAGGAGCACCACGGCCTGCCCGAGCGCCCCACGATCGTGCTCAACACGCCGATCGTCCAGGACCCGCCGCCCGAGGCGCCCAGCGTCCGCGCCCGCTGCGGCCTGGCCGACGAGGTCCCGCTCATCGTCTACAGCGGCTACGTCGACCCCAACCGCGGCGTCGGCGTGGTCATCGAGTCCCTCGGCCACCTGCCCGACCTGCACGTCGCGCTCGTCGTCGGCCAGCCCGACTCGCCGGTCGTGCTCGGGCTCCAGGAGCGTGCCGCCGAGCTGGGCGCCGCCGAGCGGCTGCACATCCTGCCCTACGTGCCGGTCGAGCAGATCGTGCCGTACCTGTCGTCGGCCACGCTGGGCGTGCACTCGCTGATCCACATGATGAACCACGAGATCTCGCTCGCCACGAAGTTCTACGAGTACTCGCAGGCCCGCCTGCCGATCGTGGGCAGCGACGTGAGGTTCATGGCCGAGACGATCCGCCGCACGGGCCAGGGCGAGGTCTTCCGCGTCGGCGACGTCGACGACTTCGTCCGCGCCGTCCGTGCCGTGCTGGCCGACCGCGAGCGCTACGTCGCGGCCTACGACCAGCCCGGCCTGCTCGACGCGTGGACCTGGGAGCACCAGGCCGACGCGATGCACGAGGTCTACCGCGACCTGGTCGGCTTCGACCCCGCCGTGATCGGAGCCACCGCATGA
- a CDS encoding DegT/DnrJ/EryC1/StrS family aminotransferase, protein MSEQPFIPPAKPIIDEVDIEAAVRVLRSGMVVQGPEVKAFEEEFSAVAGSEHAVAVNSGTSALQLALMALGIGPGDEVIVPSFTFAASGNAIKLVGAEPVFVDIDLDSFCVDPEAVRAAIGPKTAGIMPVHLYGHPAAMTTIMELASTHGLAVVEDAAQAHGAAIGGKPVGGFGSAAAFSFYPTKNMHSLEGGMVTTNDAEVARTIRLLRNQGMEQRYANEIVGVNMRLTDVAAAIGRTQLTRLHEWTERRRAIAARFDAEITSVVVPPVAEGARHVYHQYTVRVENDRDGFQKRLTDAGIGNAVYYPTPVHRLRPYLVDGAPDPRWDLPATEQAAAEVVSIPVHPSLSDADVDRIVAAVNEAGATA, encoded by the coding sequence GTGTCTGAACAGCCTTTCATCCCGCCCGCCAAGCCCATCATCGACGAGGTCGACATCGAGGCCGCGGTGCGCGTGCTCCGCAGCGGCATGGTCGTGCAGGGTCCCGAGGTCAAGGCCTTCGAGGAGGAGTTCAGCGCCGTCGCCGGCTCCGAGCACGCCGTGGCCGTCAACTCCGGCACCTCGGCGCTCCAGCTGGCCCTGATGGCGCTGGGCATCGGCCCGGGCGACGAGGTCATCGTCCCGTCGTTCACGTTCGCCGCGTCGGGCAACGCGATCAAGCTCGTCGGCGCCGAGCCGGTGTTCGTCGACATCGACCTCGACTCGTTCTGCGTCGACCCCGAGGCCGTCCGCGCCGCGATCGGCCCGAAGACCGCGGGCATCATGCCGGTGCACCTCTACGGACACCCCGCCGCGATGACCACGATCATGGAGCTGGCCTCCACGCACGGCCTCGCGGTCGTCGAGGACGCGGCCCAGGCGCACGGCGCCGCGATCGGCGGCAAGCCGGTCGGTGGCTTCGGCTCCGCCGCCGCGTTCAGCTTCTACCCGACCAAGAACATGCACTCGCTCGAGGGCGGCATGGTCACCACGAACGACGCCGAGGTCGCGCGCACGATCCGCCTGCTGCGCAACCAGGGCATGGAGCAGCGCTACGCCAACGAGATCGTCGGCGTGAACATGCGCCTCACCGACGTCGCCGCCGCGATCGGCCGCACGCAGCTCACCCGCCTGCACGAGTGGACCGAGCGCCGCCGCGCGATCGCCGCCCGCTTCGACGCCGAGATCACCTCGGTCGTCGTACCCCCGGTCGCCGAGGGCGCACGCCACGTCTACCACCAGTACACGGTGCGCGTGGAGAACGACCGCGACGGCTTCCAGAAGCGCCTCACCGACGCCGGCATCGGCAACGCCGTGTACTACCCGACGCCGGTGCACCGCCTGCGCCCGTACCTCGTCGACGGCGCCCCTGACCCGCGCTGGGACCTGCCCGCCACCGAGCAGGCGGCCGCCGAGGTCGTCTCGATCCCGGTGCACCCGAGCCTGAGCGACGCCGACGTCGACCGCATCGTCGCGGCCGTCAACGAGGCCGGAGCCACCGCGTGA
- the wecB gene encoding non-hydrolyzing UDP-N-acetylglucosamine 2-epimerase, with amino-acid sequence MKVLSIVGARPQFVKLAPIDHAFRAAGVEHVIVHTGQHYDERMSGEFFRELDIAEPDVNLEIGSAGHGAQTGAMLARMDDVILEHRPDWVLVYGDTNSTLAGAVSAAKLQVPLAHLEAGLRSFNRAMPEEHNRVLTDHAADLLLAPTEQAMAHLATEGLAERSVLVGDVMTDVLTGIKRRIDSGELEIPDLGVTPGEYHVSTIHRAENTDDPERLRAIVEGLQGLERPVVLLAHPRLVQRCADFGIVLEQGSVRVHEPLPYGRLVAAAAGAHSVITDSGGLQKEAFLLRVPCVTVRTETEWVETVELGWNVLASDPRTIAWALASLDPQPTDATPYGDGRAAQRVVEALSR; translated from the coding sequence GTGAAGGTCCTCAGCATCGTCGGGGCCCGCCCGCAGTTCGTGAAGCTGGCGCCCATCGACCACGCGTTCCGCGCGGCCGGCGTCGAGCACGTCATCGTGCACACCGGCCAGCACTACGACGAGCGGATGTCGGGCGAGTTCTTCCGCGAGCTCGACATCGCCGAGCCCGACGTGAACCTCGAGATCGGCTCGGCCGGCCACGGCGCCCAGACCGGCGCGATGCTCGCGCGGATGGACGACGTCATCCTCGAGCACCGTCCCGACTGGGTCCTGGTCTACGGCGACACGAACTCCACGCTGGCCGGAGCGGTCAGCGCCGCGAAGCTGCAGGTCCCGCTCGCGCACCTCGAGGCCGGGCTGCGGTCGTTCAACCGCGCGATGCCCGAGGAGCACAACCGCGTTCTGACCGATCACGCCGCCGACCTGCTGCTGGCGCCCACCGAGCAGGCCATGGCGCACCTCGCCACCGAGGGTCTCGCCGAGCGCTCCGTGCTCGTCGGCGACGTCATGACCGACGTGCTGACGGGCATCAAGCGCCGGATCGACTCCGGCGAGCTCGAGATCCCCGACCTCGGCGTCACGCCGGGGGAGTACCACGTCTCCACGATCCACCGGGCCGAGAACACCGACGACCCCGAGCGCCTGCGCGCGATCGTCGAGGGCCTGCAGGGCCTGGAGCGTCCGGTCGTGCTGTTGGCGCACCCGCGCCTCGTGCAGCGCTGCGCCGACTTCGGCATCGTGCTCGAGCAGGGCTCGGTGCGCGTGCACGAGCCGCTGCCGTACGGACGCCTCGTGGCCGCTGCGGCAGGCGCGCACTCGGTGATCACCGACTCGGGAGGCCTGCAGAAGGAGGCCTTCCTGCTGCGGGTCCCGTGCGTCACCGTGCGCACCGAGACCGAGTGGGTCGAGACGGTGGAGCTGGGCTGGAACGTGCTGGCGTCCGACCCGCGCACGATCGCGTGGGCCCTGGCCAGCCTCGACCCGCAGCCCACGGACGCCACGCCCTACGGCGACGGCCGCGCCGCCCAGCGCGTCGTGGAGGCCCTCAGCCGCTGA